A region from the Citrobacter koseri ATCC BAA-895 genome encodes:
- the ldcA gene encoding muramoyltetrapeptide carboxypeptidase yields MSLFHLIAPSGYCINQQAALRGVQRLIESGHQVDNAAVIGRRDQRFAGSDAERLADVNGLARLMTPDTIVMPVRGGYGASRLLESIDWQALIARQQANPLLICGHSDFTVIQSALLALGKVITFSGPMLAANFGAEEMNTFTERHFWRALCNAQFTVEWQGNGPTCETGGTLWGGNLAMLVSLIGTPWMPAIENGVLVLEDINEHPFRVERMLLQLYHAGILARQNALILGSFSGSAPNDYDAGYDLDAVYAFLRSRLSIPVVTGLDFGHEQRTVTLPLGAHAVLKNGENGSQLTLSGHPVLKS; encoded by the coding sequence ATGTCCCTGTTTCACTTAATCGCCCCATCGGGTTACTGCATCAATCAGCAAGCGGCTTTACGCGGCGTACAACGGCTGATCGAATCCGGCCACCAGGTGGATAACGCCGCCGTCATTGGCCGCCGTGACCAGCGTTTTGCCGGTTCAGACGCCGAGCGTCTGGCGGATGTTAACGGCCTCGCCCGCCTGATGACGCCCGATACCATTGTGATGCCGGTTCGCGGCGGTTACGGCGCCAGTCGTCTGCTGGAGAGCATTGACTGGCAGGCGCTCATCGCACGGCAGCAGGCGAACCCGCTGCTGATCTGCGGCCACAGCGATTTTACGGTGATTCAGTCCGCCCTGCTGGCGCTGGGCAAGGTGATAACGTTTAGCGGCCCCATGCTGGCGGCGAATTTCGGCGCGGAGGAGATGAACACCTTCACCGAGCGCCATTTCTGGCGGGCCTTGTGCAACGCGCAGTTCACGGTGGAGTGGCAAGGTAACGGCCCGACATGTGAGACGGGAGGCACGCTGTGGGGCGGCAATCTGGCCATGCTGGTCTCCCTTATCGGCACCCCGTGGATGCCCGCCATTGAAAATGGCGTACTGGTGCTGGAGGATATTAACGAGCATCCTTTCCGCGTTGAGCGAATGCTTCTGCAACTGTATCACGCGGGGATTCTGGCCCGGCAGAACGCGCTGATATTGGGCAGTTTCAGCGGTAGCGCGCCGAATGATTACGATGCCGGTTACGATCTTGACGCGGTTTACGCGTTTCTGCGTTCCCGTCTCTCCATCCCCGTCGTGACCGGTCTGGATTTCGGTCATGAGCAACGTACCGTTACGCTGCCGCTCGGCGCCCACGCGGTGCTAAAAAATGGCGAAAATGGCAGCCAACTCACACTCTCCGGCCATCCTGTCCTCAAATCATAA
- the emtA gene encoding membrane-bound lytic murein transglycosylase EmtA: MKLRWFAFLVVLLAGCSSKQDYKNPPWNAEVPVKRAMQWMPISEKAGEAWGVSPRLITAIIAIESGGNPTVVSKSGAVGLMQLKASTSGRDVYRHMGWSGEPSTSELKNPERNISMGTAYLSILEHGSLAGINDPQVMQYALVVSYANGAGALLRTFSSDRKKAIEKINDLSADEFFEHVAKNHPAPQAPRYIWKLQQALDAM, encoded by the coding sequence GTGAAATTGAGATGGTTTGCTTTTTTGGTTGTATTGCTGGCGGGCTGTAGTTCAAAGCAGGATTACAAGAATCCGCCCTGGAACGCCGAAGTCCCGGTTAAACGGGCAATGCAGTGGATGCCGATAAGTGAAAAAGCCGGGGAAGCCTGGGGCGTCAGCCCGCGTCTGATTACCGCGATCATCGCGATTGAATCGGGCGGTAATCCGACGGTGGTCAGTAAATCCGGGGCGGTTGGGTTAATGCAACTGAAGGCCTCGACGTCCGGGCGCGATGTTTATCGTCATATGGGCTGGAGCGGCGAACCGTCGACCAGCGAACTGAAAAACCCGGAGCGGAATATCTCGATGGGGACGGCGTACCTGAGTATTCTGGAACACGGGTCGCTGGCCGGTATTAACGATCCGCAGGTGATGCAGTACGCGCTGGTGGTCTCTTATGCCAATGGCGCGGGCGCGCTGCTGCGCACGTTCTCTTCCGATCGCAAAAAAGCGATTGAGAAAATCAACGATCTGAGCGCGGATGAGTTTTTCGAGCACGTTGCCAAAAATCATCCTGCGCCACAGGCGCCGCGTTATATCTGGAAACTCCAGCAAGCGCTGGATGCGATGTAA
- the ycgR gene encoding flagellar brake protein YcgR: protein MSHYSEQFLKQNPLAVLGVLKDLNKSQAPLRISWAGGQFISKILDVNAEKLVMDFGSQDYENIAVQRARQITITAETQGAKVEFTLDQLTSGEYRQLPAFITALPPELWFVQRREYFRISAPLHPPYYCQAKMPDDNTLRFRLFDLSLGGMGALLEATKPAGLTEGMRFSQIELNMGQWGVFHFDAQLISISERRVIDGKNETITTPRLSFRFLNVSPAVERELQRIIFSLEREAREKSNKVRE from the coding sequence GTGAGTCACTACAGTGAGCAGTTCCTGAAGCAAAACCCGTTGGCGGTATTAGGCGTACTCAAAGATTTAAACAAGAGCCAGGCGCCGCTACGCATCTCCTGGGCCGGGGGGCAGTTCATCAGTAAGATTCTGGACGTTAACGCGGAAAAACTGGTGATGGATTTCGGCAGCCAGGACTATGAAAACATCGCCGTTCAGCGCGCCAGACAGATAACCATTACCGCAGAAACGCAGGGCGCGAAAGTGGAGTTCACGCTGGATCAGCTCACCAGTGGCGAATACCGGCAGCTTCCGGCATTTATTACCGCGCTGCCGCCCGAGCTGTGGTTCGTTCAGCGCCGGGAGTATTTCCGTATTTCCGCGCCTTTACATCCCCCCTACTACTGCCAGGCGAAAATGCCGGACGACAACACGCTACGTTTTCGCTTGTTCGATCTCTCGCTGGGCGGCATGGGCGCATTGCTGGAAGCGACAAAACCCGCCGGATTAACCGAAGGCATGCGCTTTTCGCAAATTGAGCTGAACATGGGGCAATGGGGCGTTTTCCACTTTGACGCCCAGCTTATTTCCATCAGCGAACGCAGAGTGATTGACGGTAAAAATGAGACGATTACCACTCCCCGCCTGAGCTTTCGTTTTCTCAACGTCAGCCCGGCGGTGGAGCGGGAATTACAGCGGATTATTTTCTCTCTTGAACGGGAAGCGCGGGAAAAATCCAATAAGGTGCGTGAATAA
- a CDS encoding GlsB/YeaQ/YmgE family stress response membrane protein, with the protein MGIIAWIIFGLIAGVIAKLIMPGRDGGGFILTCILGIVGAVVGGWLATMFGIGGSISGFNLHSFLVAVVGAIVVLGVFRLLRRN; encoded by the coding sequence ATGGGAATTATTGCCTGGATTATTTTTGGTCTGATTGCAGGTGTTATCGCTAAGCTGATTATGCCGGGTCGCGATGGCGGTGGTTTTATACTGACCTGTATTCTCGGTATCGTTGGTGCGGTTGTCGGCGGCTGGCTGGCAACCATGTTTGGTATCGGCGGCAGCATCAGCGGGTTCAATCTTCACAGTTTCCTGGTGGCCGTCGTCGGGGCGATTGTTGTGCTCGGCGTTTTTCGCCTTCTGCGGCGCAATTAA